A stretch of the Capsicum annuum cultivar UCD-10X-F1 chromosome 8, UCD10Xv1.1, whole genome shotgun sequence genome encodes the following:
- the LOC107839973 gene encoding uncharacterized protein LOC107839973, which translates to MAKGATGRRRNGSRRCRATPYPLPSANHSELVHQKKCSKIFEKKDWEDATCSVCMEYPHNAVLLLCSSHDKGCRPYMCGTSLRYSNCLDQYKKAYTKATLPDNNQPMQGSADTPIADPFSTWPSGKSEVAEVACPLCRGQVKGWTVVEPARDYLNTKKRSCMQDDCSFVGSYKEIRKHVKAEHPSSRPREVDPLLEQKWRRLERERERDDVISTITTSMPGAVVFGDYVIEGSHYGFDSDDEEHFDANEMMNGNEGFGMGIDRNLMNVFLFLQAFGSAGNIGSNRVVRRHERDISDTLDRGAGGVDRNLPVGGFEYSDEDSDNSGDDNDDSGISLVGRLRREGRVLLGRSGRRRRRREANAGRR; encoded by the coding sequence ATGGCAAAAGGGGCCACAGGACGACGTAGGAATGGTTCTCGACGATGTAGGGCCACCCCATACCCTTTGCCATCTGCTAACCATTCTGAACTTGTTCACCAAAAGAAATGCTCCAAAATCTTTGAGAAGAAAGACTGGGAAGATGCAACATGTTCTGTATGCATGGAATATCCTCATAATGCTGTGCTGCTCCTGTGTTCCTCTCATGACAAAGGTTGCCGCCCCTACATGTGTGGAACTAGCTTACGCTATTCAAACTGCCTCGATCAGTACAAGAAAGCCTACACTAAAGCAACACTGCCAGATAATAATCAACCTATGCAGGGTTCTGCTGATACTCCAATTGCTGACCCATTTTCTACTTGGCCTTCTGGGAAAAGCGAGGTCGCTGAAGTTGCTTGCCCACTATGTAGAGGCCAGGTTAAGGGATGGACTGTGGTTGAACCTGCAAGGGACTATCTAAATACGAAGAAGCGTAGCTGCATGCAGGATGATTGCTCGTTTGTTGGAAGCTACAAGGAGATACGGAAACATGTTAAGGCTGAGCACCCCAGTTCTCGGCCACGTGAGGTAGATCCTCTTCTTGAACAAAAATGGAGAAGGCTGGAGAGGGAACGAGAGAGGGATGATGTTATCAGCACTATAACTACTTCTATGCCAGGGGCTGTGGTTTTTGGTGATTATGTGATAGAAGGAAGTCATTATGGCTTTGATTCAGACGATGAAGAGCATTTTGATGCGAATGAGATGATGAATGGGAATGAAGGTTTTGGAATGGGCATCGATCGCAACTTGATGAATGTGTTTCTGTTTTTGCAGGCTTTTGGTTCAGCAGGGAATATTGGGTCAAATCGGGTTGTGAGGCGGCACGAGAGAGACATAAGTGACACTTTGGATAGAGGTGCTGGTGGAGTTGATCGAAACCTCCCAGTTGGTGGTTTCGAGTACTCTGATGAAGACAGTGACAATAGTGGCGATGATAATGATGATAGTGGTATATCACTAGTTGGACGTCTTCGTCGTGAAGGTAGAGTCCTTTTGGGTCGCTCCGGGAGGAGACGAAGACGTAGAGAGGCCAACGCAGGTCGGAGATAG
- the LOC107839974 gene encoding WD-40 repeat-containing protein MSI1, whose product MGKDEDEMRGEIEERLINEEYKIWKKNTPFLYDLVITHALEWPSLTVEWLPDREEPAGKDYSVQKMILGTHTSENEPNYLMLAQVQLPLEDAENDARHYDDDRSEFGGFGCANGKVQIIQQINHDGEVNRARYMPQNPFIIATKTVSAEVYVFDYSKHPSKPPLDGACNPDLRLRGHNTEGYGLSWSQFKQGHLLSGSDDAQICLWDINATPKNKALDAMQIFKVHEGVVEDVAWHLRHEYLFGSVGDDQYLYVWDLRTPSVSKPAHSVIAHQSEVNCLAFNPFNEWVVATGSTDKTVKLFDLRKISTALHTLDCHKEEVFQVGWNPKNETILASCCLGRRLMVWDLSRIDEEQTPEDAEDGPPELLFIHGGHTSKISDFSWNPCEDWVVASVAEDNILQIWQMAENIYHDEDDIPGDDAPKCP is encoded by the exons ATGGGGAAAGACGAAGATGAGATGAGGGGTGAAATTGAGGAGAGATTGATCAACGAGGAGTACAAGATTTGGAAGAAGAACACGCCGTTTCTTTACGATCTGGTTATTACTCACGCACTTGAATGGCCTTCGCTTACTGTAGAATGGTTACCGGACCGTGAAGAGCCGGCGGGAAAGGATTATTCGGTTCAGAAGATGATTTTGGGGACTCATACATCGGAAAATGAGCCTAATTATCTTATGCTTGCTCAGGTTCAGCTTCCGCTTGAAGATGCTGAGAATGATGCTCGACATTATGATGATGATCGGTCTGAATTTGGCGGATTTGGTTGTGCTAATGGAAAG GTACAAATAATCCAGCAGATAAATCATGATGGAGAGGTTAATCGGGCTCGATATATGCCCCAAAACCCATTTATCATTGCGACCAAGACAGTTAGTGCAGAAGTATATGTTTTTGACTACAGTAAACATCCATCTAAGCCTCCTCTAGATGGTGCATGCAATCCAGATTTGAGGTTAAGAGGCCATAACACGGAAGGTTATGGCTTGTCATGGAGTCAATTTAAGCAGGGTCATTTATTGAGTGGTTCAGATGATGCTCAGATATGTTTATGGGACATTAATGCCACTCCCAAAAATAAGGCTCTAGATGCTATGCAGATATTTAAG GTTCATGAAGGTGTTGTAGAGGATGTAGCCTGGCATCTGAGGCATGAGTATTTATTTGGCTCTGTTGGGGATGATCAGTATCTTTATGTATGGGATCTGCGAACTCCATCAGTGTCCAAACCTGCACATTCTGTAATCGCACATCAAAGCGAG GTTAACTGCTTAGCTTTCAACCCCTTTAACGAATGGGTTGTAGCAACAGGGTCTACAGATAAGACGGTTAAATTATTTGATCTACGCAAGATTTCTACTGCACTGCATACTCTGGACTGTCACAA GGAGGAAGTTTTCCAGGTTGGTTGGAATCCGAAGAATGAAACCATCTTGGCTTCTTGTTGCCTTGGTAGGAGACTCATGGTTTGGGATCTCAGCAG GATCGATGAAGAACAAACTCCAGAAGATGCAGAAGATGGACCACCAGAGTTGCTCTTTATTCACGGTGGCCATACAAGTAAAATTTCAGACTTCTCATGGAACCCATGTGAAGATTGGGTCGTCGCTAGTGTTGCGGAGGATAATATACTACAAATTTGGCAGATGGCTGAAAACATCTACCATGATGAAGATGACATACCCGGAGATGATGCTCCCAAATGTCCCTAG
- the LOC107839976 gene encoding kinetochore protein NDC80 homolog isoform X1 — MRGAGRRRTNSAMPTDRRYPQPTPTANDPRQFLSTGGRDSDASFASSRPSSIGVNSRSSAIPISDRSYQNSAMRTINAYLSSQNVTFTLKAPLPSARDITETLKFILSRFEFSPHESQKLEDNLQTLLKSLNCPVKLNKSALRAPGTPHSWPSLLAAIHWLVQLCKFDDHRLRSGQPLASENKELSYTIESYLHYVRGEDDQEEELDRRSKQEVEQRRTWLIENMNVLEGNVKAQEAKLEAMKTGPSKSEVLENEKCALEEDVKKFRAIIEQLERRMIAMEKLLEEKEKGLETKVAENDTICAENTELRKRVEEQGINARDAERMKREIQALERDIGDNENQRNEWEEKAWDLDSTARNEYKKLEERMLECNQSLRRLKLGNEFQYQLNAQGFSPAKVLGIDYKATLKPMLASFEDEMKKSAMGKLEELISLQQQTAEKVSKVESKKKHLAALQAQIDNLEAQLDLIKKERQDFTSSCATEARSIVEEVETETRKLDQVEKEAADFLKASNSKLQETVAQTEEEVQMCARELFAVVDRDSKYKEHIPSNIATMKNDLTETTRATADMHKAGLLGCDESR, encoded by the exons ATGAGAGGCGCCGGACGCCGCCGTACGAACTCAGCAATGCCGACGGATCGGCGATATCCACAGCCAACTCCGACAGCGAATGATCCACGGCAATTTCTCTCCACCGGCGGCCGTGATTCCGACGCAAGCTTCGCCAGTAGCCGGCCTTCATCTATCGGTGTAAACTCCCGGTCCTCCGCTATCCCTATCTCCGATCGATCCTATCAGAACTCTGCTATGCGTACAATCAATGCTTACCTTTCCTCTCAGAATGTCACTTTTACTCTCAAAGCACCTCTTCCTTCTGCCAGAGATATCACCGAAACGCTTAAATTTATCCTTTCTCGTTTTGAATTTTCCCCACATGAGTCGCAAAAACTCGAAGATAATCTGCAAACCTTATTGAAATCGCTAAATTGCCCTGTGAAATTGAACAAATCTGCGTTACGTGCCCCTGGGACACCTCATTCGTGGCCGAGTTTACTTGCAGCAATTCACTGGCTTGTTCAGTTGTGTAAATTTGATGATCACCGGTTGCGTTCCGGTCAGCCACTTGCTTCGGAGAATAAGGAATTGAGCTATACTATAGAGAGTTATTTGCATTATGTTAGGGGAGAAGATGATCAAGAGGAGGAACTGGATCGTCGATCTAAGCAGGAGGTGGAACAAAGGAGGACGTGGTTGATTGAGAACATGAATGTCTTGGAAGGGAATGTGAAAGCTCAAGAGGCAAAGTTGGAAGCGATGAAGACAGGGCCATCAAAGAGTGAGGTGTTGGAGAATGAGAAGTGTGCGTTGGAGGAAGATGTGAAGAAGTTCCGTGCCATCATTGAACAGTTAGAAAGGCGCATGATTGCAATGGAGAAGTTGttggaggagaaggagaaaggaTTGGAGACTAAGGTAGCAGAGAATGATACGATTTGTGCAGAGAACACGGAGTTGAGGAAGAGGGTGGAGGAACAAGGGATTAATGCCAGGGATGCAGAGAGGATGAAAAGGGAGATCCAGGCTTTGGAAAGGGACATCGGGGATAATGAGAACCAGAGGAATGAATGGGAGGAGAAGGCGTGGGACCTCGACTCTACAGCTAGGAATGAGTACAAGAAGCTGGAGGAGCGAATGCTTGAGTGCAACCAATCTTTAAGGAG GTTAAAGCTAGGAAATGAATTTCAGTATCAATTGAATGCCCAAGGATTCTCACCAGCGAAGGTCTTAGGTATAGATTACAAAGCAACCTTGAAGCCCATGCTTGCGTCTTTTGAAGACGAGATGAAGAAGAGTGCCATGGGGAAATTGGAAGAGTTGATATCTCTCCAGCAACAGACAGCTGAGAAGGTTTCTAAAGTAGAGTCAAAGAAGAAACATTTAGCAGCTCTTCAGGCTCAAATTGATAAT TTGGAAGCTCAGTTGGACTTGATAAAGAAGGAAAGACAGGACTTCACATCTAGCTGTGCAACAGAAGCCAGAAGTATAGTTGAGGAAGTTGAAACAGAGACTCGGAAGTTGGATCAGGTTGAAAAAGAGGCAGCGGACTTTCTGAAG GCATCAAACTCCAAACTGCAGGAAACTGTAGCACAGACTGAAGAAGAGGTGCAAATGTGTGCTCGTGAGCTCTTTGCCGTTGTTGATAGAGATTCAAAATACAAAGAGCATATCCCATCAAATATTGCCACGATGAAGAATGATCTCACAGAAACTACCAGGGCTACAGCAGATAT
- the LOC107839976 gene encoding kinetochore protein NDC80 homolog isoform X2, giving the protein MRGAGRRRTNSAMPTDRRYPQPTPTANDPRQFLSTGGRDSDASFASSRPSSIGVNSRSSAIPISDRSYQNSAMRTINAYLSSQNVTFTLKAPLPSARDITETLKFILSRFEFSPHESQKLEDNLQTLLKSLNCPVKLNKSALRAPGTPHSWPSLLAAIHWLVQLCKFDDHRLRSGQPLASENKELSYTIESYLHYVRGEDDQEEELDRRSKQEVEQRRTWLIENMNVLEGNVKAQEAKLEAMKTGPSKSEVLENEKCALEEDVKKFRAIIEQLERRMIAMEKLLEEKEKGLETKVAENDTICAENTELRKRVEEQGINARDAERMKREIQALERDIGDNENQRNEWEEKAWDLDSTARNEYKKLEERMLECNQSLRRLKLGNEFQYQLNAQGFSPAKVLGIDYKATLKPMLASFEDEMKKSAMGKLEELISLQQQTAEKVSKVESKKKHLAALQAQIDNLEAQLDLIKKERQDFTSSCATEARSIVEEVETETRKLDQVEKEAADFLKETVAQTEEEVQMCARELFAVVDRDSKYKEHIPSNIATMKNDLTETTRATADMHKAGLLGCDESR; this is encoded by the exons ATGAGAGGCGCCGGACGCCGCCGTACGAACTCAGCAATGCCGACGGATCGGCGATATCCACAGCCAACTCCGACAGCGAATGATCCACGGCAATTTCTCTCCACCGGCGGCCGTGATTCCGACGCAAGCTTCGCCAGTAGCCGGCCTTCATCTATCGGTGTAAACTCCCGGTCCTCCGCTATCCCTATCTCCGATCGATCCTATCAGAACTCTGCTATGCGTACAATCAATGCTTACCTTTCCTCTCAGAATGTCACTTTTACTCTCAAAGCACCTCTTCCTTCTGCCAGAGATATCACCGAAACGCTTAAATTTATCCTTTCTCGTTTTGAATTTTCCCCACATGAGTCGCAAAAACTCGAAGATAATCTGCAAACCTTATTGAAATCGCTAAATTGCCCTGTGAAATTGAACAAATCTGCGTTACGTGCCCCTGGGACACCTCATTCGTGGCCGAGTTTACTTGCAGCAATTCACTGGCTTGTTCAGTTGTGTAAATTTGATGATCACCGGTTGCGTTCCGGTCAGCCACTTGCTTCGGAGAATAAGGAATTGAGCTATACTATAGAGAGTTATTTGCATTATGTTAGGGGAGAAGATGATCAAGAGGAGGAACTGGATCGTCGATCTAAGCAGGAGGTGGAACAAAGGAGGACGTGGTTGATTGAGAACATGAATGTCTTGGAAGGGAATGTGAAAGCTCAAGAGGCAAAGTTGGAAGCGATGAAGACAGGGCCATCAAAGAGTGAGGTGTTGGAGAATGAGAAGTGTGCGTTGGAGGAAGATGTGAAGAAGTTCCGTGCCATCATTGAACAGTTAGAAAGGCGCATGATTGCAATGGAGAAGTTGttggaggagaaggagaaaggaTTGGAGACTAAGGTAGCAGAGAATGATACGATTTGTGCAGAGAACACGGAGTTGAGGAAGAGGGTGGAGGAACAAGGGATTAATGCCAGGGATGCAGAGAGGATGAAAAGGGAGATCCAGGCTTTGGAAAGGGACATCGGGGATAATGAGAACCAGAGGAATGAATGGGAGGAGAAGGCGTGGGACCTCGACTCTACAGCTAGGAATGAGTACAAGAAGCTGGAGGAGCGAATGCTTGAGTGCAACCAATCTTTAAGGAG GTTAAAGCTAGGAAATGAATTTCAGTATCAATTGAATGCCCAAGGATTCTCACCAGCGAAGGTCTTAGGTATAGATTACAAAGCAACCTTGAAGCCCATGCTTGCGTCTTTTGAAGACGAGATGAAGAAGAGTGCCATGGGGAAATTGGAAGAGTTGATATCTCTCCAGCAACAGACAGCTGAGAAGGTTTCTAAAGTAGAGTCAAAGAAGAAACATTTAGCAGCTCTTCAGGCTCAAATTGATAAT TTGGAAGCTCAGTTGGACTTGATAAAGAAGGAAAGACAGGACTTCACATCTAGCTGTGCAACAGAAGCCAGAAGTATAGTTGAGGAAGTTGAAACAGAGACTCGGAAGTTGGATCAGGTTGAAAAAGAGGCAGCGGACTTTCTGAAG GAAACTGTAGCACAGACTGAAGAAGAGGTGCAAATGTGTGCTCGTGAGCTCTTTGCCGTTGTTGATAGAGATTCAAAATACAAAGAGCATATCCCATCAAATATTGCCACGATGAAGAATGATCTCACAGAAACTACCAGGGCTACAGCAGATAT